Sequence from the Mauremys reevesii isolate NIE-2019 linkage group 5, ASM1616193v1, whole genome shotgun sequence genome:
CAGTTAAAAGCTGACTGAAGAAATTAATGGTTTAAATTCAATTGCCTGTATTATGaagcagatcagactagatgttcataaTGTTCTGCatggccttgaaatctattatTGTATAAATTTGTGAGGGAGATGTTTtggtcaaaataaataaataaataaaatcaagttTCTTCACAATGTCCCAGGTAAAGGATCAGGGATAATGTTGTTCACATCTGTTTCCTTTCAGATACGCTGTACTGTCTAAATAGTGCACAAACATATTCATATTTTATAAGATTAATGATACTTTCAGTTTCATAAGGAAACATTACAAATACGATGCTTTATTATCCTATTATTTCCAGTGACTCAATAATGCTTTGGACTCAAGCTGGTTGAGTACGTCAGGGTCCACAGACCATGCCTGCATACCAGCACACAGGGAGCTAATTCACCCAGATGTACAAAAAGTAATGATAAAGAGCCAAGTGCCCAATTAACCTCAAAAGATAACCGGGAACTATGAAATCAGCCATATGACAAGGGTCTGAAAACAATCATATTTATAGGATAGAATAAACATTACTGTTTGCTTCAGGTATATTCTTTGAAATTCAGTATGTGCTGATAAATATTGTAGAGACCTACAAAGGGGTTAGGTCTGGGAGAAAATCTAATACAATTCCTAGTTAATACAGAAGAGAGTTTGCATTCCAGCTTGGGATTTTgtgcatttgttcttatttttttccaaagccattttgttttcatttttctttttttttttactctcctCTTGAAAATAGAGTGCTCATGCTCAGGTTCAAGATTTATGTAGACTTTCAATGTCAGAGAAAAAGTGAGAATTTTTTCCAGAGATCAGCACTTTGCTGAATTGAAAGCTATTTAATTATTTGACATTTTACTCATGTTCTCACAATCAACTTTTCTATCTGATTACTACCACATTTTCAATGATTTTCTGCAGTGTGTGAGGTAACTAGCAAAGAGTTGGGTTTAtctgcatttttttgtttgtttgtttgcaattTGGCTTGTAGTATGGCACAGCAACCATCTATCACCTGGCTCATCAGACAGAATAAAGATTTGAAAGTGGAAATAATCCATGGCTTTAGCATTACTCAGTAAGAGTCCTATAGAACTTGATAGAGCAATACgttttctatgattttttttaaaccatcctgTAGCATTCTCTAATATGGATAATATTCTTTTCTAAATTCTATAGGTTTTCAGAGgagattttataaaatcttattTTCATGTCTCTTATATTATTTAAAGCTTTTAAGGTCATAGATTCCCAACATCTTCCCTTGATATTTTACTATATTTTAGACACAAAGTGAAAGAGGCATAGGTtactgttttgggaaagaagaaataTTTTAGGTCTATTCCTACTAAAGGTTTTAATATGTGTTGAGACATAATTTCCAACAAATCTTCAGTTGCATAAACATATTGCAggtgtggccaaactgtggcttgcaagccacatgcggctcttttacagttaaagtgcagcttgcTGAGCCCCCCTtgtcccattctccacctaccagactgtgGAGGGAGCTTGGGGCTTCTGTCCTGTGGCATGTTGGTGGGACTAGGGGCTTCTTCCCTGCATGGAAGGGAGGTCTGGGGGCTTTAGTCCTGCATGGGTGGGAGGagatgctggggcttggggcttcaacCAGGCACTGCCCTGCTGGGATGAAGCCCTTAGCCCCGGTAGGTGCTACCCCACAGGACAGGTTGTGTCTCTCTTGTGgcactcaaacttctgaagattattgtatgCCGCTCAGAGGGCctgtaagtttggccaccccgtaATATCACTAACCCCAAGGATTGAAAAATGGAGTCAGGTTTCCACAATCATGAGACTAGCTTCCAAGTCATCACAAAAAACCATTCGgttcttttatttgccttctgagttGAATTTTTAGTGTTCAATTTCTTTGTATTCTTCCACTGAGGTCTAGTAACTTTCATTTCCTAAAAAAACCGAATCTCAGCTAcatgattccagcagctggggctatGTCTCCCTCCCACACTTCCAAATATGACATTTGTGAGAAAGTTGGTAGAGTTGACAATACTGTAAAGATGTAATGCTGGTTTTAAAACATAACAAAACCATATCAAAGGAAGCCTAAAATGATGTGGTAACTATAGGCCAAATTCACCCCTGCTGTAAGTGGGTATACCTTTGGAGTTAAGTCTGCTTCAAACAGGGTGCCATTTAACCCAGAGTTTATATACAAATTAagcatttcaatttttaaaaaccaaTAGAGCTGTAAGACTTGATCTTAGCATGCAGGTAAATATGTCTAATATGAGATGTATCTCAATGAAACAGCTCTTAAGTGAACAAGAGCAACAACCATGGGAGTTTTGTGAGGAAGTATGAAAGGCCAATTATACCTAACATACTGTAAACTTAGGCCAatacctcctctcccccacaaaaaaagaccctacaataataataataaaaaaatgcatGCAGAATTCCAGCAGCAAGGTGGGGTCTATCCAGTTCATTGCACTGAATTCAGCATGTATATTTATGTGCCTTGTGGGCAAGTGCCATaagtgtgcatttggtgcaagcaTGTCATGGCTCTCTGAGACAGAGTATGGGCTCTTGACGCCAGAGTGACTGAACTGGATGAGCTAAGGAAGACAGACGCGTACCTAGAGGAGACTTCCACTGACACAGTGCAATGGTCCCATTCCctgtctgacagcctctgtgctatTGAGGAGAATGGGAAGTCTTGGGAAAGGCAAACATTTTGCTGGAGTGAAGGAAATCAATCCCTCCTTctagatgatgtcatggtattcTCTTGCACCCCAGTTATTAGCAAGAGACAGATAATAGGAATGGGGGATTCAATCATTAAAAATATAggtagttgggtttgtgatgactgggataattgcatggtgaattgcctgcctAATATGATGGTTGCAGACCTCTTTAGACCTCTAGATAGACATGTATTCAGTGCTGAGGAGGCACTAGTGTTTGTGGTACATgcaggtaccagtgacatagggaaaaagaggagggaaatcctgaaggccaaatttaggctgccaAATCCAGGACCTCTGTGGTAGCACTCTCTGAAATATCTCCAGCTCTGcccacagggccagttagacaggcagaactagGTGGTCTAAATGTGTGGTTGAGATGATGGTGTTGGAAGgaggatttaggtttattaggaacaggggaaccttttgggaaaacaggatactatacaggaaggatggcaCCATCTAAACCAAAATCGAACCAGGTGGGTggcatataaaattaaaaagagcATAGAGGAGTCTACACTGAGTGCTGGGGCCAAGCTGACACACATGAAGAACATAAAGTTTGGACAAAGACATCCCTTAGGGAGGATTTATTCAAGATTTATACATATTCTATATTCTAGTAAAGCGGGGATGATAGAAGTTGCtgaagtacaggtaggaactggagaaacagtcaaacaagaatcccattcaattacatcgcATGAAGGCAAACAACTAagtattgacaaattttataaatgCTTGTAAACaagtgctagaagtctaaatactaagtgtttgatattaaatgaggatattgatataataggtagCAGAGAACCTTAGTAGATGATTAATAGGACATGGTAATAGcaggggtacaaaatatataggaatgccAGATTAGGTTGTACTGCTGGGGGAGTGGTActctatgtgaaagaaagcatagaatcaactGTAGTAATAATCTTAAATGagtcaaactgtaccatagaatctctatggatagaaatgccATGCTTGAACagtaagagtatagcagtaggaatatgctACTGACCACAATCGTGACTGTGAAATACTCAAAGAGATTAGAGACTACAAAAACAGACAAttaaataataatgggggatttcaactatcctcatattgaaTGAGAACATGTCACCTcgggatgggatgcagagataaaatttctagacaccattaatgactgcttcttgtaGCAGCTAGTGCTAGAACCTACAAGGGAAGAGACAGTTCTTCTTTAGTCCTATGTGAAGCACAGGATCCGGTGTAATTTATGAGTGGCATAACACTCATACAGTATATCTGGGAGTAACTTACATGCTTCAGCTGTGGAAGCAGACCACAAGTGGTAGCTCTcatagcaaagcagtgtaaaaggcagcctaggctggagaactgaggggagaGCTGTTCATTGGTGCAGCTTGTACTCTGGGTAAAGTcaccacaagaactaggggtcacccaatgaaattaataagcaacaggtttaacacacacacaaggaagtactttttcatacaacacacagtcaatctgtggaactctttgccagggggatgttcattccctgtgaagcatgTGGCACCAGATACTGTCAGGAGAAAGGGCTAGATGaaacattggtctgacccagtatggtcattcttatattTGTGTGTGCAAGTATAGGTGATTTACAATAAGTGGTTCCCTCTGTTTTTATAttgctggcttccccttcttTATTACCAATACAACAGCACAAGTGTCCTTGCCCTCATATTAGCTGGTCTTAGGACAAGTGATGAGAGATCATGACCAACACTTATGAGGTGAGCTGAGAGCGACCCACAAGTACTTGAATAATGAGGAAGCATCCTTTTAAAGGCAAGTTAGTACCAGAAGTATCTATATCACTATTGGCTGACACCTCTACTTCAGACCTAGGTAGTAATGGTCACAGAAAAACTCTTGAAAGTCATAGTGTTCCCCTCTTTTTTAGCACTAGGCAGCCTGAAGCAATAGATCAACACGCTGGAAGTCTGGTCATTTCACTTTCTCCTGACTTAACATATCAACTGGTGTTAGATACAACAATCATTGTTCTCTCCATTTCCATTAACTTAGTTACATTTTTACATTGGAAAATTACAGGTTATTAATCTTAACTCCACAGGGTTCATTCATGGTCTAGAGCAAGTTCCTTTTTGCAGGCTACAATGTGCCTTATTACTGTGTACTATGTCTtctgtggctttagctttgcaGCACTGGGCTCTTGCCATAGAATATATCCCCTGGAAAGTAGATTCCTAAAGAGAAAGCCACCACCAAGGCAGGGCTGATCAGTACTGTTTGCAGACTGACTAACACATTGGTAAAGTCATGATCAAAAGGATCAACACATGCTGCCACAAGTGCCGATTTCTGCCACCACTATAGCTGCTAGACTTTCAGTCCCTGTGTCCATACGGGATGGAAAATTCACACCACCATGGTCTATGAAGTGAGGAAGAGAAAGCAATACAGAAACAACATCCGGGGAGCAGTTTTAGGTGAGGAAAAGGTGGTGGTCTTCTAAACACATCAGAAAGGTTGCATTATTACCATGTGCTCTCAAGGTTCAGCTTCCCTAAACTGGGGATCCAGAAAATCCATGGGGTTTGATGGTCTTCCCCTGACTAGTTTCAGATGCCCCACAAGACTTCATGCATTTGACTTCCGTTTTGACCCTGAGTTGCCTTACTTACAGTTTCAGAACaacagggaagttccagaagcctggaagaaagctaataatgtgccaatatttaaaaagggtaaacaggatgagctgggtaattataggcctgtctgTCTGACATCGATCCCTGGCAAGATAATGgaacagctgatatgggactcaattaataaagaactaaaggagggtaataaaattaatgccagtcaaaataggtttatggaaaatagatccagTGAAACTTTGATTTCTTTGGATGAGATTaaaaatttggttgataaaattAATGgtttgatgtaatatacttagacttttgtaagatATTTGCATTATTATTGCACAACActgattaaaaactagaaagatacaaaattaaTATGGTACACATTAAACGGatttaaaactggctaactgcTAGGTCTCAAAAGGGAAATGTAAAGGGGGAATTATCAACTAAGTACATTTTCAGTGGGGCCTTATAGGGATGGGTTGTTAGCCTGAcctataactttttaaaaaaaaaatcaatgacatggaagaaaacataaatcaCTACTAATgtttgaagatgacacaaaattggagAAACAATAAATAATGAAGAAGGAAAGTCATTAATACAGAGGAATCTGGATTTCTGGGTAAACTGGACCCAAGCAAGCAgtcattttaatatggctaagtATATAAATCTAAGAACAAATAATGTAGAGCCTACTCAGAGTATGGGGGACACTACTGGGAAGTAGTGACTTTGAAAACTGGGGATTGTGGTAAATATTCAACTGAACATGAACTTCCTGGGCAATCCTAAATCAAAAGAGCTAATCCTTCGATGCATAAACAGGGGcgtctcaagtaggagtagagaagttattttaccccTCTATTTGTCACTTGTGTGACCAATGCTGGAAtattctgtccagttctggtgtccacaattagGGTTGAGAGAAGACTTCTAAGAAAGATTACAGGATAGAAAATGTGTCTTAGAGTGACACTCAAGGAGCTCACTacatttagcttaacaaagagaacagtaagggatgacttgattacagtatgtaagtacctccaggggaacaactATTTCATAATGaactcttgaatctagcagaggaaGATATGACATGAGCCAAtgggtggaagttgaagctagataaattgaGGTGTataattttaacagtgagggttatTAACTctactggaacaatttatgaAGGGATTTTGGTGATTTCTCCATCACtagcaacttttaaatcaagattggatgttttttctccccaaaaGATAGGCTCTAGTTTGGAGAGATTTGATAGTATATtttatacagcaggtcagactaaatgatcacagtcGTCCcatctagccttggaatctatttcTGCAGGTGCAATTCTATGGCAGTAAGTGACATATCTTCCAGGAATGACACTAGGGGATTTCTTCTCCAGAAGCTAGAGGATATGAGAGGGTGAAGCAAAAGAACAAATTTCCTCACTCCTCTTATACCTCTCTTTGTCAAGTAAGCACAACTTGGGCCCCTTTCAACTGCATCTTCCCCACTTCTGTGCAACGTTCCTGGATTTCCACTCCACCCACTGAAATTCTTCAAGTTGAAATGCACAGAACAACTAGTCACACATGTACTGCCAGGCATTTCCTACCAACTCACAATTTTCAGATTTATGCATGGGGTTTTGCTGGAGGTTAGCTCCAGTGCTACACAGACTCCAGAGAACCCTGTCAATATTTCAGTGGCTAATAGAAATAATGAGCAACAACGACTTGGTGACCTTTTTAATACATGACTGAGTTACTGCTCTTTACATAGAAATATACAGCTTGTGTGCCTGTCAAGCATACCTTGCAATCCAACATTCACCCTACGCACAATCTGGCATAACTCATGGGTCTTTGAGATTATGAACGTCTTGTTGGGGGAGAAGAGAGCTGGCAACTCATTTCATGTAATTTAAAGACCCACCCTCCTCACCTAGGGGGAGGAATTTCTAACAACCAGGCCAGCAAGGGCAGACTGGCACACTGTATGCCCTATGCACGGAGCCATATTCAAAGTCTTTACTCCCCTTCCACATTCCTTCCTAAGCAGAGCTTGAACCCGAGAACGTTTGACTCAGGTTAGAGGTTTGTGGTATTTCAAAAGCTTACAACATAGGCAAAGCAGGTTTGCTCACGTTTTGGGTGGCTGGCATAAATATACCCCAAGGCCAACGTGCTTTAGGAGCAGAGTCTCCCCCGATTCGGGGGTCCCCATCAGGCTAACGAGCGGGGGTGGACTAGGTAGAGGATACTCCGGGAAAGTGACTGACACCAGGGGCGCAGGTCATTCCggggaggtgctgaaggggacTGAAATTAAAGCCCACGCTTTGGGGCCCGGCCCCCGCAGGCTCCCTGCGCTCACCCCAGGAATGGATCTGGCCCCTTTATTACTGGACGGCGCCCGAGAGCCCAAGGCGGCGATGCCACCCTCGAGCCAGCCTCCCGGcttccccccgccgccccagcgGCCTTGCCGAGCCAGCGCTGCCCCCGCCAACCCCGCTGCGGGCACGCGGGGCGCAGTGGAGCCCGCGGGGCTCGGGCTGCCGCCCCAGCCCAGCATGTCGCCCCCCTGGAGGCCGGTGGGGCGCAGAGGGGTGGATTCTTCCCGGCtcctgggcggcgcggctccgcAGCTAACGCCGTGCAAACGCTCGGGCTGCTGCGCCGGGAAGCTCCTCACCGAACAGCCTCGCCAGCATCCAccgccagctccagccaggggctgCCGGGACCCGCCCGGCCGGGCCCGCTGCTGCCTCCAGCACTGGGAGACAAGAAGCACCAGCCGCCCCCGGCTTCTGTGGCCAGGAGCGGAGCCGATCGGGAGCCGGACGCTTTACCTGCCTCGGCCGGCTCTGGAATTGCTCCGACTACTAAGGCGTCGGGAACGGGAAGAGCAGCTCTCTGTGCCCAGTAACCCTCGTACCCCCCGCCTCGCCGGCGAAGCCAGCTcgcagctgctgctccccgggaACTCATCATGAAGGAGGCGACGAGAAAGAGCCCAGGAAACAACCGCTACTTCGGGCCTTTAGCTCCTTCTTTGTGGCCCGGAACCGTTGGGTTGAGGTGAGGGCGACGTGGGCCGAGTCCGGGAGCGTAGAGATCCATGGTTTTACCCGGCGCCTCCTCCTGCTTTGTTTAAACTGGAGCTGGGAgagctgttcccctccccccggtTAGATCCCGTGCACATGTTGTACACCAGCTATTAACATCTCAGCTGAAAGCCATCAGAGAGCGAGCCAGAGCTAGAGGAGGAGGTGACTGGGAGGGAGCTGATCATCCCCCTTGATTATCCCCTTGCCAGTCCCTCCTGCACACTCAGAGCTTTCTATCTTTGcgcattttttatttaataaattggGGAGCTCGTGatgttttcctttcttctctGCTTGATCAGTGCCAGGAGAAGAATGGTAACACGAACAGCATCAGAGTGTGAAAATATTGTCCGGGAGGGAGAGGGACGGAGCGGTGGTGAATGCACTTTGCGATACGATAACGGTGCCTAGAAGGGGGGAGGGTAAGTCTCGGACTAGTTGGTATTTTGCTGGTAATGATGTCAGCTGTATCCTTTAAGGGAGCTCTTTCCCTCTGTCACGAAATACACTTGATGTAGTTGAGActtgagggagaggaggggaaaccgaggctgTCTTTGGAGGGGTGTGTGTTTGGATCAAGGAGTTTAGAGCTCGCCTTTCAAACTGGAGTTCCTGTTCCCTCCTTCGGTCCCAGCTGCACCTTGTAGCTCCGGATTTCTTCCGTGCTGGGAAGCAGCTGTTTTGATGGGGGGGATGGTCTCTTCCTGCTAGAGGCAGAGGTAGCATTTCATCTCGCAAAGGAAGAGCTTGCAAATTGCTCCCTGGCAGTCCCACTCTGATCAGTGGGTTGCGGAATTGCGTGCTTTAAACCGCGCgtggcccccagctcccacccaaTTTCCCGCAAACCATTTGTTGTCCTATCGATTTCTCAATAACTTCTGCTCAGTCTAGTACCCGATCATATTTACTCTGTTTTATATTAACGTGGATTGATCATATGCTTCACAGTTTCCTCGGGAAAGCCTCAGTCGATGGGCAATGATTTCAATCGCATTTGTGGGGGAATTAAGTGAATCTGTGTTTCCGTTTGTTCCGCAGGTTACAAACTCCCCCTGTGAACTGTGAGGATTGGTGGTGACTCGAGGCTTGTAACAAAAGTTTCTTCTAACCAACTCCCAGTTTGGGGGTGACGCGGAGAGACAGAGGGGAAAGGAAATTGGCCCTGAGAGCAAAGAATAGCTCATCTTCTTTTATATATGCTGCCATTTGCCATGAAGAGAAAACAGAAGAGATTTTTGCAAATGACGTTGTTGTTCATGGTGGCTTTAATTTTCCTGCCTAATATTGGTCTGTGGTCTTTGTACAAGGATAAACACCTGGTGAAatccccagagccaggagagcagcaggtgagtggggtgtgtgtgtggggggtggaatATAGTTTTGTTTGCTAAGTAACCAGCCATTAAGATTTAAAAGCATAATTTAGCTTGATCCGTGGCTGCTATAAAAAGCTAGTTTGCACTTAATGATGCTCATGTGTCATTTTTAACTTGAGATTGCTTTGAATTCCAAATGATATTTAATAGCTTGAAGACGTCTTTGATATCCCAATGGTAAATATAATGTGGAGAAAAGGAAAGCATGTATTATACAAGAAAACTTAAGTGATGATGTTGTAGAAGGTAAATGAAGCTATGGATTTAAGTTTCTCAGAAGAACACTTACATGAATACTTACAGAATCTGACTATGCAATGATGACGATCTGGGACCAGATGCCCGCACTGATGTAGACAGGCAGAGTCCAGTGGCTATATCTGAGCTAAACTTGGCCCCCAAAGTCTGTAATATTCACTAGGGGCAAACAAAAAGTGCAGACATTATCAGAACTTCCATCTAGCCAGCATGCAATCAGTAATGCCTCCTAGAAGGAAATACAGTAGTGTGTCTATTAAAATTGCTCATCATCCAATCGAGTTAACTGCCATTTGCTCTTCTCCTGCCAGGAACTGCTTTTCCTTTTTCTACTAGAAACTTAAATAAGTGACTGTCAGTCTTCTCCTTTCTACTGAACGTTGTTAATATGGCCTGGTACAACTATAGATAATGTATACAGAGATCAGGCTGTGTGTTTGATGTCATAATATGCACTTAAATATTTCAAATTTACAGTCCTTCAGTCATCAGTTGTTATTAGCAGCAGTTGTTATAACCTGTTTTTTCTTAATATGATTCAGCTCATTAGGTTTATATATTGCTCATAAATCTCAATAAGACTTTCCTTAAATTACATATATTGAGAGTTGTTATAATGCAATATTTTTAATCACTAACTGCTCTTAAATTTCATAATCGCTTGCTTTGCATAACACTGCTGTGTTTCCACTGTGTAATCTTTGGTATGTTTTAAGGTTGGttatttaaaagggaaaaaaagtttaatttGATCTTTTAGCTTGTTTACCGTTTCCACAGTCTTGATATGAGTTTATTAGACAGCATCATGTATCATCTTAGTATATTAATATTCTTTAATTTCAAGGGTCATCACCCATATAGATCATACATTCAATATgtgcaaattgtatttgtcagCCTAGTCAGTTGAACAATGACATATATCACTAACAATCAGTTAGTTTTCCTACTACTAAAGTTTGTTCTTCACATTACCATACCTATTATGTATAGTTGTAAAATGCTCTGAATGAAGATACTACTTTATAATAACAGGACATCAGTTCCTCTATTTTAAGAATCCTTTGTCtttacaggatttttttaaaatacattggaTCTCAGATTATAGGggctagaaatatttttttctaaagaaaGTCCAAAATATTCATTGGTGACTATCAGTAGtttacaaggaaaaaaaaacaccttaaaaTCTTTTCAGTTTCTTCTTCAGCTGGTGATTTAAGGAAGGTAAGGTGTTCTATGTGAAATCCACCTTTCAATGACTGACACACAAAAACAGTTTCTGTTTTCTAAGGAATCATGGCTAGAAATATGATATATTTTCTAGTTTTAAAGATTACAGCCTAAGTAGAGCAATACATAtaagccaaaaaaaaagaaacaattaaaacaaacaaacactgcaAGAATGAACTCGCCACCTCTGAGAGATCAGCTGGTGGAATGTATGAAGAGCTAATGAGTCTTACTAATAAGATTTTAGCAACTTTAAAATTGACTAAGTTTTATTTCTAATGCTAATTGAATAGCAACGTGACTGCAGGAAACTAATggtaaaaacaataaaacacgGCAATGAAACTTTCAGCCCTGACTTCAACTTTACAAAACTATCTGGATCTGTTCAATTGCCTACAGTCCAATATCATTGTCCTAAGTGAGGTTCATTGTTGAAGATGTCATAACAAATGAGAACAGCAGGTTGAGGTGGAGGTGAGTAATGTTACTACCATACATTTAACTCATCCAGTTGATGTCATGATTTAATGTATGCTATATTATAGATAAAGGTGCACAAAAGGAACAAAGGATTCAAATAGTTTTGAACCAAAgaacttaaaatataaagcaAAAACCAAGATTGTAATGTAATCTCAGGGGAGAGAATTAGTAAAACAATGTCAACAATCTGTTGACCCATTTTTCTATTAATTATACAAAGAGAATAACTGTTTAGCTGTGAAACTATATTTCTTACAGACTTTTTACATTAATATTCTAAACTAATCAATAATGAGTATGAAGGCTGCAAGTTAATTTTAAGCCTAATTAAGTAGGATATCGAAAAAGTTAGCTGTCATTTATTTTAGTTGTGACGTCAGAGAAAGCATGTATAACTTGGAAAAATTGGACTGTTACTATATAATATGGATATGATTCGGAAGAGGGGGAAAGAAGAGGGAATTATGACTTAAAATAATAggtgagcaattggctgaatcaGGAGTGACTCTTGCTGTCATGAATAAAACATGTGTCCAACATTTTTATAGTATATTTTGACATTAGCTGTACTAGTTTTAGAGCTGATATTTTACTTTGTTAAAATTCAGTTAACATTACGTGAAATAAGCATCAGCTGTCCTTCACTGGAGGAATGGTATAGTTTTATGGTGTTTTGACTCTCTATATTGCATAAAAATTACCAATGAATTTTTAAAGCAGACATCCTCCAACTTACTTGCTGAATGAAGGTTCTGTCAACCATTATTACCTCATGAATCTTCAAGTTACAGAATAGGGTGCAAGGAATGATAGTGGGCTGACTGAAGCATTGACATCATGACAATAGCAGGCATCAAAGCTAGTCAAAATGGATCACATGGTTAATGAGGTGTCTGTTTTTACATATAGGAAGGAGGCCCTGCTGTATGGTATGGTTGCAAGTGGGGAAAATCTATGCTATTTTTATATCTGAGCTGATAGACTATGTTACAGTGAAATGATGATTTTACAGTtcctagtaataataataatagaatttCAATAGGCCATCCTTAAACTTAATCAGATCACATTGTGAAAGTCTTGTATCATGGAAGTCTTGCATAGCTATTGCTAACACCGAAGCTTGCTCTTATGAGAGGGAAATGCAAAATCAGGTTGAAAATACGATACTGGCAACACTGATTCAGAGTATATCATCACTTTAGTCATTGTGCATTAATTTTATATGCAGTACTAATCCTTGAGTGTTTCATACAATTTTATTTCTCTGGTCTCTTGTAGTTTTCTGAAGTGATTATTTACATTTTGGTAGCTTTATCACTTTGCTGATAAACACACATTGAGCAATTATCATCACAAGTATTTAAACAGAGACTCCAAAGGCACAGTGGCACAGACCAAGGATTCTAAAATGACAGGAAAAAGTATTAAATTCCCCCTGAAAATCCTGTTTAAGAATTAAATGGCAGTTAAGAAACCCTAAATATAAATCTCAAAAAGAAAATTGAATTTCTCTTTTACT
This genomic interval carries:
- the LOC120406723 gene encoding polypeptide N-acetylgalactosaminyltransferase-like 6 → MLPFAMKRKQKRFLQMTLLFMVALIFLPNIGLWSLYKDKHLVKSPEPGEQQLFGIDEWTQQSYLVCALHHLCTSDIGVWNQEDLQKINIQSGLNFASS